Proteins from one bacterium genomic window:
- a CDS encoding O-methyltransferase yields the protein MSKDLYQDLAQPALSAYLESLIPARPPVLQEMEAHAEQRRFPIVGPVVGRLFYLLTRLAGARRVFELGSGFGYSTAWFAMAVRDNGGGDVHHAVWDESLSQQARGYLARLGLTDVVRFHVGEAVEILGRTAGEFDVIFNDIDKEGYPASLPVMKAHLRRGGILLVDNMIWRGRVLDPAATDPATQGVRELTRLLVADSELTGLVVPLRDGIFVGRMTG from the coding sequence ATGAGCAAAGATTTGTACCAGGACCTCGCGCAGCCCGCCCTGAGCGCGTACCTCGAAAGCCTGATTCCCGCGCGGCCGCCGGTGCTGCAGGAGATGGAGGCGCACGCCGAGCAGCGCCGGTTCCCGATCGTCGGACCCGTTGTCGGCCGGCTCTTTTACCTGCTGACGCGGCTCGCCGGCGCGCGGCGCGTCTTCGAACTCGGCTCCGGCTTCGGATACTCGACGGCGTGGTTTGCGATGGCCGTCCGCGACAACGGCGGCGGCGACGTGCACCACGCCGTCTGGGACGAATCCTTGTCGCAGCAGGCGCGCGGGTATCTGGCCCGGCTTGGGCTCACCGACGTCGTGCGCTTCCACGTCGGCGAGGCGGTCGAGATCCTGGGCCGGACGGCCGGTGAGTTCGACGTGATCTTCAACGACATCGACAAGGAGGGCTATCCGGCGTCGCTCCCGGTGATGAAGGCGCACCTCCGCCGCGGCGGCATCCTGCTCGTCGACAACATGATCTGGCGGGGCCGCGTATTGGACCCAGCCGCGACCGATCCCGCGACCCAGGGCGTGCGCGAACTCACGCGCCTGCTCGTGGCGGATTCGGAGTTGACGGGCCTCGTCGTTCCCCTGCGGGACGGCATCTTCGTCGGCCGCATGACCGGATAA